In the Rhinatrema bivittatum chromosome 6, aRhiBiv1.1, whole genome shotgun sequence genome, one interval contains:
- the FIGN gene encoding fidgetin: MQWTPEHAQWPEQHFDITSTTRSPAHKVEAYRGHLQRTYQYAWANDDISALTASNLLKKYAEKYSGILEGPIERPILSNYAEASSGLVNGRKNESEPWQSSLSSESVYPMNCVADVITAGKAGVSAALPPSDVSASLGSSPGVASNLAEPSYASSTCGSHTVPSLHSGLSSQEYATGYNGSYLHTSYSNQSAPALPSPHPSPLHSSGLLQPPPPPPPPALVPGYNGTSNLSSYNYPSASYPPQTAVGPGYSPGGAPPPSAYLPSGIPAPTPLPPTTVPGYTYQSHGLTPIAPSALSNSSVSSLKRKAFYMAGQGEIDSSYGNYSYAQQRSTQSPMYRMPENSISNSNRGNGFDRSAETTSLAFKPTKQLMPSEQQRKFSTQSTRALTPPSYSTAKNSLGSRTSESFGKYSSPVMNEHNDEHRQLLPHPLQGPGIRAATSSNHSVEDQLKNTDTHLIDLVTNEIINQGPPVDWNDIAGLDLVKAVMKEEVLWPVLRSDAFTGLTALPRSILLFGPRGTGKTLLGRCIASQLGATFFKITGSGLVTKWIAEAEKIVHASFLVARCRQPSVIFVSDIDILLSSQVGEEHSPVSRMRTEFLMQLDTVLSSAEDQIVVICATSKPEEIDESLRRYFMKRLLIPLPDSTARHQIIVQLLSQHNYCLNDKEVTLLVQRTEGFSGLDVVRLCQEAVVGPLHTMPTTDLSAIMPSQLRPVTYQDFENAFCKIQPSISQKELDTYIEWNKMFGCSP, from the coding sequence ATGCAGTGGACGCCGGAGCATGCACAGTGGCCAGAACAACACTTTGATATAACCTCAACCACCCGGTCTCCAGCTCATAAAGTAGAAGCATACCGTGGCCACTTGCAGCGCACCTATCAGTATGCATGGGCCAATGATGATATTTCTGCACTGACTGCCTCTAACTTGCTGAAAAAATATGCAGAAAAATATTCTGGGATTTTAGAAGGCCCTATTGAACGTCCCATCCTTAGTAATTATGCTGAGGCTTCATCAGGACTAGTGAATGGTCGAAAAAATGAAAGTGAACCATGGCAGTCTTCTTTAAGTTCGGAGAGTGTTTATCCAATGAACTGTGTTGCAGATGTTATTACTGCGGGCAAAGCTGGAGTAAGTGCAGCTCTCCCTCCATCAGATGTATCTGCCAGTTTAGGGAGTTCACCTGGTGTGGCCAGCAATCTTGCAGAACCTAGCTATGCTAGCAGTACTTGTGGAAGTCATACAGTACCCAGTCTTCATTCGGGACTCTCATCTCAGGAATATGCTACAGGATATAATGGATCATATTTGCATACAAGTTACAGCAACCAGTCAGCACCTGCACTTCCATCACCTCATCCATCTCCCTTACATAGCTCTGGGCTGttacagccaccaccacctccaccaccacccgCTCTGGTTCCTGGCTACAATGGGACCTCAAACCTCTCCAGTTACAACTATCCATCTGCTAGCTACCCTCCCCAAACTGCTGTTGGTCCTGGGTATAGCCCAGGTGGTGCACCTCCTCCTTCAGCATACCTACCTTCAGGAATTCCTGCTCCTACACCTCTGCCTCCAACGACTGTACCTGGCTACACTTATCAAAGTCATGGTTTGACACCTATTGCACCATCAGCTTTGAGTAATAGCTCAGTCAGTTCTCTGAAAAGGAAAGCTTTCTATATGGCAGGGCAAGGAGAAATAGACTCCAGTTATGGAAATTACAGCTATGCCCAACAGAGATCTACACAGAGTCCAATGTACAGAATGCCCGAGAACAGCATTTCAAACTCAAACAGAGGAAATGGTTTTGATAGAAGTGCTGAGACAACATCCTTAGCGTTTAAGCCTACAAAGCAGCTAATGCCCTCTGAACAACAAAGAAAATTCAGCACTCAGTCCACTAGAGCTCTGACACCCCCTTCCTACAGTACTGCTAAAAATTCATTGGGATCAAGAACAAGTGAATCTTTTGGGAAGTACTCCTCCCCAGTAATGAATGAGCATAATGATGAGCACAGGCAGCTCCTTCCTCACCCTCTACAAGGCCCGGGAATTCGTGCAGCTACCTCATCCAACCACTCTGTAGAAGATCAGCTGAAGAACACTGATACACACCTCATTGATCTTGTAACTAATGAGATTATTAACCAGGGACCACCAGTGGACTGGAATGACATTGCTGGTCTAGATCTAGTAAAGGCTGTTATGAAAGAGGAGGTTTTATGGCCAGTTTTGAGGTCAGATGCATTCACTGGACTGACTGCGCTACCTCGGAGTATCCTTTTGTTTGGACCACGGGGAACGGGCAAAACATTATTAGGCAGATGTATAGCTAGTCAGCTGGGTGCCACATTTTTCAAAATCACTGGCTCTGGTCTTGTCACAAAGTGGATTGCAGAAGCAGAGAAAATTGTTCATGCCTCCTTTCTGGTGGCAAGGTGTCGCCAACCATCAGTGATTTTTGTTAGTGACATTGATATTCTTCTTTCATCCCAAGTTGGTGAAGAGCATAGTCCAGTAAGTCGGATGAGAACAGAGTTCCTTATGCAGCTAGACACTGTGCTATCTTCTGCTGAGGACCAAATAGTTGTAATATGTGCCACAAGTAAACCTGAAGAAATAGATGAATCTCTTCGTAGGTACTTCATGAAAAGACTTTTAATTCCACTTCCTGACAGCACAGCAAGGCACCAGATAATAGTACAGCTACTCTCACAGCACAATTACTGTCTGAATGACAAAGAGGTTACATTGCTTGTCCAACGCACAGAAGGATTTTCTGGActggatgtggttcgtttatGTCAGGAAGCAGTGGTAGGTCCACTTCATACAATGCCAACCACAGACCTTTCAGCCATTATGCCCAGTCAGTTAAGACCAGTTACATACCAAGACTTTGAAAATGCTTTCTGCAAGATTCAGCCTAGCATATCTCAAAAAGAGCTTGATACTTATATTGAATGGAACAAGATGTTTGGTTGCAGTCCGTAA